CAGTTCTCCGCCTCTTCCTCGGCAATGGCAGCGGCTTCGCTGCGGGCAGCATCGATGCAGGCCGCCACCGATCCGGCGTTCCGGACAATCGCGAGCACCCGGTCCACGGCCCAGGCCAGGTTCACGGCCGTGGGCCTGGCGGCCTTGAGCCGCCGGCATTCCGCTTCGATGAAAGCCATATAATCGCTTTTCGATCCGGCGTTCAAGGCGGCAATCATCACCCCATAGGCGCCGGTGACGCCGATAAGGGGCGCACCGCGGACGAACATTTCGACAATGGCATGGATGACTTCGTCCACTTGGGTGAGATCGGCAACCACGAAGCGGTGGGGCAGTTGGCGCTGGTCGATGACCTTCACCGTGGTGCGGTCGTCATCCAGCCAGATGGGACGGATCTGTTTGCCGTCGACGAGCATGGTATTTTCCTCACTCCTCAGTATAGTAGACGCCCGGAATCCAGCTTTTCTTCAGCTTGGCCGTCTTGTCTCCCGGGTCGCCCGTTTCGTCGATAAATTTGAAGTTGTGCTTGCCGATGCGGATGAGATCGCCGTGAGACAGCTTGTGGCGTTCGATGGGCTGCCCGTTGACAAAGGTCTGGTTGGTGCTTTCCAGATCCTGGATGAAGTGATCCTTTCCGCCGGGGGCCTCTGGATTGGAGAGGACTTCGATGCGGGCATGCTTCTGGCTGGCCAGCATGTCGTCGATGAAAACGTCGCTGTCCGTTTTGCGCCCGATCTGAATTTCGGGCTTGTCCAGCGGTATGCGTTTCAGGGTCAATCCTTCGTGGACCAGAACAAGCAGGGCCATTTTATTTCTCCCTTGATCGGATCACAATCGTTTCAGACAATCGTCTATCGCCTTGGCAACGTCGGCAGCGGAATCATAGCGTTTCCGCCTGTCCTTGGCCAGCAGTTTGTTGACCAGGGTCTTGACGCAGGGCGGGATCTCCTCGGCCACCTTGGCCAGCGGTTTGGGCCGGCTGTTGGCGATGGCATACAGCACCGCGCTCATGGAATCCCCCTTGAAGGGTTTGGTGCCGCTGAGCATTTCATACAGGACGATTCCCAGCGAGAAAAGGTCCGAACGGCCGTCGAGCCGCTGGCCGTCCACCTGCTCCGGGCTCATGTAGTTCGGGGTGCCCAGCACCACGCCGGTTCGCGTCTGGGAGGCATCCATCACGTGGGCGATGCTGAAATCGGTGACCTTGACGCGGCCGTCTTCCAGCCGCATGATGTTGGC
This window of the uncultured Desulfosarcina sp. genome carries:
- a CDS encoding FHA domain-containing protein is translated as MALLVLVHEGLTLKRIPLDKPEIQIGRKTDSDVFIDDMLASQKHARIEVLSNPEAPGGKDHFIQDLESTNQTFVNGQPIERHKLSHGDLIRIGKHNFKFIDETGDPGDKTAKLKKSWIPGVYYTEE